The following nucleotide sequence is from Triticum dicoccoides isolate Atlit2015 ecotype Zavitan chromosome 7B, WEW_v2.0, whole genome shotgun sequence.
gtcatacgtgctaatggaaaagaacttgcatgacatcttttgtcctaccctcccgtggcagcggggtccttatgtaaactaagggatattaaggcctccttttaatagagtaccggaccaaagcattagcacttagtgaatacatgaactcttcatatacggtcatcaccggtaagtatcccgattattgtcacttcggggttaacggatcataacatataataggtgactatagacttgcaagataggatcaagaactcacatatattcatgaaaacataataggtttagatctgaaatcatggcactcgggccctagtgacaagcattaagcatagcaaagtcataccaacatcaatctcagaacataatggatactagggatcaaaccctaacaaaacaaactcgattaGATGTtaaatctcacccaacccatcatcgtccagcaagcctacgatggaattactcatgcacgacggtgagcatcatgaaattggtgatggaggatggttgatgatgacgacgacgacggattcccctctccggagccccgaacggactctagatcagccctcctgagagagtttagggcttggcggcggcttcgtatcgtaaaacgcgatgaatcctcctctctgggttttttctccccgaacgtgaatatatggagttggagttaaggtcggtggagctctagggggcccacaaggcagggggcgcgccctgggggggggggcccaccctcgtggacagggtgtgggccccctggccttgattctttcaccagtattttttattaattccaaaaataacttccgtggagtttcaggtcattccgagaacttttatttatacacaaaaataacaccatggcagttctactgaaaacagcatcagtccgggttagttccattcaaatcatgcaagttagagtccaaaacaagggcagaagtgtttggaaaagtagatacgacggagacgtatcatggggtTGTGCTCGGAGGGTTGGAGCTAGATGTTGATGTTCCTGGAGCTGATGCCATGACCATGAGGAAGTTTTTCTGGTCTCGAGACGGCATGGGCTGCTTGTCTCTCTATGATGACGCCGCTCTCTAGGCTATTAGCTTTCTACAGTGTCTGTATGGGTTTGTTGTTCTAGACTACAATTACAAGAGCATGATGACTTATCGAGAGCTTGCTCGTTCGGCTGTTGTCTTGGCGGCCTCGCTGGTTCGATCTTCGTTGCCCGTTGTGGCTGGTGATGTCTCTGCCGTCGTGGGTGACGTCAATGCTGCTTCGCGGCGGCAGATGCTACATGCTTGGTTGGTTTCTACGGCCTGTATTTTCTAGGAGTGTCGTTTTTTCCCGTTGGTTAGTTGATAGATCATTTTCCTGTGATGCCGCCTGATATATGTTGAGATAGTTGTGTATGAGATGAGTAGTTGGTTGTAATAACATTCGGAGATTCACTGTTCGTTTATTAAATGTGTGCCTGTATCTTCTCCTTCTCCTGGCCTTGTTGCTCGTGCAGAGTATGATAAATTGTGTTCTGTCTCTCTATTGTGCCATGCTAAATTAACATGCCTGGTGTTACATGTCTTAAAATTACATTGTACCTTCTTATTGGTTTCCAATGTCTTTGGGCATGGTGTATCTCTGACGCTTACATGCCGCGTCGTCCGGACGTGGCCTGTGTTGAGGATGCTGTTGGGGTTGGTGTTGGTTTGTCGGCTGCTTGTGGACGCGGTCGTGGCCGTGCTGCTCGTGGACGTGGTCTGGCCATTGCCGGGGTGGGGGTGTTGATGTAGGGGTGCCGATCATGGGCGAGCTACTGGTGGACGTTGTCGCGCCACTACTGGGGAGGTGGCTGATGCATCTGGTGTTGGTCGTGGGCGGGCTGCCGGTGGTCGTGGACGGGGCGCTGGCCGTGGGTGGTCTGGCGCAGGGGGGTCCGGACGTGGGCTGACAGCCTGTGGCTGTGGACGGGCCCCTGGCCATGGGGTTTCTGATGCAGGTGGGGGCGGTCGTGGGCGAGCTGCCCGTGGTCGTGGACGGGCCAATGGACGTGGGGTTTCTGATGTAGGGGGTGCCTTTGCGTCCAATCCTGTTGCTGGATCTTGGCCAGGTGCTGCATGGAGGGTGTCATCTGCTGTAACGGGGCGAGGCGGCGTGACTGGCCCAAGTAGTAGGGGTGTCTGTAGACCCGTCCTTGGTCGTGGTGCTGGTCCTGAGCGTGCTGCAGGCGCTGGGCGTGCATCAGTCCTTGGGATTGCTAGGCGTTACATGCCACGGCTGCCCGTTGGGTCTCCTTCTCGAAGCCGTACATGTGCATGCCTATCTACTTTTATTCCTTCGTTGTTTCGTTTGGTAGGCTGTTTTGCTGAGGAAGTTGATTGTTGTTTTGTTCTTGTGTTGTTAGGCGATGGTTAGTTTCCCTTTCTGAGTAGGCGACGTTTGTAAAGACCATATCCGAACCGCATGGCAATAAACAGagccactttgcaacaatgcaggaagcggctaggaaagatgtggagagggcatttggTGTCCTTCAAGCTCGTTGGGGAATTGTTCATGCCGCTGCAATGATGCGGGAATTGGAAACTTTGTGGCAActcatgacatgttgtgttattttGCACAATATGATTATGGGGAATGACAATGATGGTATAGCCCAAACCAATGACTTCGAAGCATCAGGAGAACCGAAAGATCGAGATGCAATTTAGCTCATGAACTTTTTGCAGATGCATCCGAATCTTCGAGATCACTCATCAGGTGCACGCGTAGCTACTCAATGATCTTGTGAAACATACGTATGTGGACCCACAGTGAAAACCAAAGAGTCGATGTTTGAGTTCTGTCTCTCTATTGGTTTCCAGCGTCTTTGGGCATGGTGTATCTCTAACGCTTACATGCCGCGTCGTCCGGACATGGCCTGTGTTGAGGATGCTGTTGGGGTTGGTGTTGGTTTGTCGGCTGCTTGTGGAGGCGGTTGTGGCCGTGCTGCTCGTGGACGTGGTCGGGCCATTGCCGGGGTGGGGGTGTTGATGTAGGGGGTGCCGATCATGGGCGAGCTACTGGTGGACTTTGTCGCGCCACTACCGGGGAGGTGGCTGATGCATCTGGTGTTGGTCATGGGCGGGCTGCCGATGGTCGTGGACGGGGCGCTGGCCGTGGGTGGTCTGGCGCAGGGGGGTCCGGACGTGGGCTGATAGCCTGTGGCTGTGGACGGGCCCCTGGCCATGGGGTTTCTGATGCAGGTGGGGGCAGTCGTGGGCGAGCTGCCCGTGGCCGTGGACGGGCCAATGGACGTGGGGTTTCTGATGCAGGGGGTGCCTTTGCATCCAATCCTGTTGCTGGATCTCGGCCAGGTGCTGCATGGAGGGTGTCATCTGTTGTAACGGGGCGAGGCGGCGTGACTGGCCCAAGTAGTAGGGGTGTCTGTAGACCCGTCCTTGGTCGTGGTGCTGGTCCTGAGCGTGCTGCAGGCGCTGGGCGTGCATCAGTCCTTGGGATTGCTAGGCGTTACGTGCCACGGCTGCCCGCCGGGTCTCCTTCTCGAAGCCGTACATGTATCTACTTTTATTCCTTCGTTGTTTCGTTTGGTAGGCTGTTTTGCTGAGGAAGTTGATTGTTGTTTTGTTCTTGTGTTGTTAGGCGATGGTTAGTTTCCCTTTCTGAGTAGGCGAAGTTTGTAAAGACCATATCCGAGCCGCATGGCAATAAACAGagccactttgcaacaatgcaggaagcggctaggaaagatgtggagagggcatttggTGTCCTTCAAGCTCGTTGGGGAATTGTTCATGCCGCTGCAATGATGCGGGAATTGGAAACTTTGTGGCAActcatgacatgttgtgttattttGCACAATATGATTATGGGGAATGACGATGATGGTGTAGCCCAAACCAATGACTTCGAAGCATCAGGAGAACGGAAAGATCGAGGTGCAACTTAGCTCATGAACTTTTTGCAGATGCATCCGAATCTTCGAGATCACTCATCAGGTACACGCGTAGCTACTCAATGATCTTGTGAAACATACGTATGTGGACCCACAGTGAAAACCAAAGAACCGATGTTTGAGTTTTGTACTTAAGATAAATTTTATGTAAACACTATTTATGTTCGGTAAGAAACATTAGTATTTACGTGAGGCAATGACATGTGTGATCAATATGCATGGATCTGAGAGTCCGGATTTAAAATATGAGGATGCCAAGAGCGAAATGTGAGGGCTTGACCGGATGTGTGTGCGGACGTGCTCGGACGCGTCCGCAGACGTATAGGGACGGCTTTGCCAAATCCGGCTGTAATACTCTTATATGGTAACACTTTCAAAAATTTAAATACCTCTCGGTAAGTATCGTAGTAGTTGAGGAAAAAAATCTCTCTGCTTGCCGCTCAGAAGGGGAGACACTTGCCGGTTGCCAAGACATGTCATGCCTGGCCCccaaatgacatgtggggccaaatGCTACCGCTCTAGAACGTTCTCCATCAACGACGGTAGTACTCCCTGCCGCACCGCGCTCGTTCCACCACATTTCAGAAGTTTCCATCACCTTCCAGACTCCCCGCCTACGGCGACCTATATAATCTCCTTCCCCCTCCCGTCGCATCACAACCAAAGCATTCCACAAAATCAAGAAGCAGACAAGCAGTCCAACGCCGAGGAGATCAATCACAATCACCGAGCGAGAATGGAGGGCAGGATGTTCGGGCTGGAGACCCCGCTGATGACGGCGCTGCAGCACCTGCTGGACGTCCCAGACGGCGAGTCCGGCGGAGCCGGCAGTGCCGGCGGTGAGAAGCAGGGCCCGACGCGCGCCTACGTCCGGGACGCGCGCGCCATGGCGGCCACCCCCGCCGACGTGAAGGAGCTGCCGGACGCGTACGCCTTCGTGGTGGACATGCCGGGGCTCGGGTCCGGCGACATCAAGGTGCAGGTGGAGGACGAGCGGGTGCTGGTGATCAGCGGCGAGCGCCGGAGGGAGGAGAAGGAGGACGCCAAGTACCTGCGGATGGAGCGCCGCATGGGCAAGCTGATGCGCAAGTTCGTGCTCCCCGAGAACGCCGACATGGAGAAGATCTCCGCCGTGTGCCGCGACGGCGTGCTCACCGTCTCCGTCGAGAagctgccgccgccggagcccaagaagcccaagaccaTCCAGGTCCAGGTCGCCTGAGATGCGTCTGCGTGCGCGTCGAATCGAAGCAGAGTGCGAGTGAGTAGCGAGTTTCCTGTGATGAGCGATGGTCTGTCTGTCTTTTGGTTTCGTCTGCTGGAGGGTGTGTGCCGTGTCACTGGTGATGGCTTGATGTTTCGTTAGTGGAAACGGGGATGTTCTGCGGCTTCGCCTGAATGAAACATGCGAATCTCTTGGCCACatttctctactcctataaaatacCCAGTTGATGGTAATGGTGTGCCTGCCATACCTGATTTTCGACTGTCAAATGTGCATCCAACGCATGGGAGCTAACTATGATTTATGTTTGTAAAAAAAGCCTTATTCTCTTCGTTCAGCTCCAATCATCCCCTCCTTATCCAAATCCTATGACCGAAGGCATTGGATCCTTCACGAAAACGAATGAAAACAGTGGAACCAAAGAGGGCAGCGCCGCTGCCGCTCTACACACCGCCGGCGCCGCCGACGCAGTCCGCTCCTAACACCCTCTTCCGCCTCCTCACTGCAACAACATCCCCACCTCTCACTACCACCTCCCCCCTCCGACCCTCCCCGATTTCTCCCCCCGCCTGCCCCGTCTCCTCCGACGCCGACGTGGGCAAACACGCAGCCGCCNNNNNNNNNNNNNNNNNNNNNNNNNNNNNNNNNNNNNNNNNNNNNNNNNNNNNNNNNNNNNNNNNNNNNNNNNNNNNNNNNNNNNNNNNNNNNNNNNNNNNNNNNNNNNNNNNNNNNNNNNNNNNNNNNNNNNNNNNNNNNNNNNNNNNNNNNNNNNNNNNNNNNNNNNNNNNNNNNNNNNNNNNNNNNNNNNNNNNNNNNNNNNNNNNNNNNNNNNNNNNNNNNNNNNNNNNNNNNNNNNNNNNNNNNNNNNNNNNNNNNNNNNNNNNNNNNNNNNNNNNNNNNNNNNNNNNNNNNNNNNNNNNNNNNNNNNNNNNNNNNNNNNNNNNNNNNNNNNNNNNNNNNNNNNNNNNNNNNNNNNNNNNNNNNNNNNNNNNNNNNNNNNNNNNNNNNNNNNNNNNNNNNNNNNNNNNNNNNAGTccgcgacgcctcccctccctggtCCTCTGATGCAGCAGCCCCTGCGCCCACCGATTCCCCCTCCTACCGGTTGTCTCCCCTACCCCATCTACTCCGACGTCGATGTCGGCAAGTACGCCGCCGGCGCCGTCCGCCTCTGATTCCGCGACCCCTCTCTTACCTTATTCTCTGATGCAGCAGCCCAGCCGCCCACCATCTTCCCATCCTTCCCGGCGTCTCCTCCTTCCCGCACCCCATCTGCTACGACGCCGACGTTGGCACGTACGCCGCCGGCACGTTCCGTCCCCCGAGCTCGCGACGCCACTCCTGCCTCCTCCTCTGATGCAGAAACCGGGCcgcccaccacctcctcctcctcctggccggctctTCAGCGACACCGGCGCCAGCTTCCCTGCGACGCGCTCCAGGCCATTCCCTTCGAGTACTTGCTGGTGAGCTGGTCCACACCCGTTTCCTCCAGTAAACTCTGTTTCAGAGACGGCTGGTCTGTGTGATGGTTGCCTCTGCTGTTGCCTCTCCTTCCTACCCGTCCCGCCTCCAAATTTCAAATTTTCTGTCACTTAAAGTTCAAATCCGCGCGCCCAGTTCGAACTATCCAGAAACCACTCCTGCAGCCCAATATAAATAAGTGGGCAGGCATATGGGACTCAGGCTGCTCAAACTACACCCCCAAGAAGTCCCACATTGGTCACGCCAACCTTCAGATCGAACGGAGTGTGAGGAAGTGTGATTCACTCCTCTTCGCCATCTAATCTTCTTCGTCAAGGGCAAGGTATGGGTTGTGAATGAATATTAAAATCTTCTCTACGATCTCATCAACCATTGCTTCATCTTTGTTATTAGACAACCCCGTCTGAATATTGTATCAGTAGCAGTTGGAGAAGTACTGAATGATACACATCTTACATAGCTGACTCCCAACATCCTGGATTATTTATATCTAATCTGACTGCAGTTTGTATGCATTTCATAGCTTATTTCCCGTCTGAATACTGTATCAATAGCAGTTGGAAAAATACTGAATGATACAAACTTTACATAGCTGACTCCCAACATCCTAGATTATTTATATCTAATCTGACTGCATTTTTTATGCATTTCATAGTTTATATTTCATCTAACCAGTCTGTATTTTGAATGCATTATTTTGTAGCCAAGTCCAACAGAACTTGCTCCAGTGGCACGCCAAGTCCTCATACAAGTATATTTATACGCGAGCCAATATATATGACAAGTTCAAATCAGTCGTCTTTGGATGATGAATTGACAAACGAATCATCTACGATTTTTCCTACTAATGGCATGCTCATATCAACTGAGGGCTTGGAGCAAGGAGAAAGCTCAAAAGGTAAATCTATAAGGCGAAATTGTGTGCATAAGTAATTTTATTTAACTACTTAATTAATTTTTCATAAAAATGCTATAGGACGAAAGCGTGTACGTGAAGCAATAAGATATGCTAGCCGTACACCAGAACAAATCCAAGCAAGGCGAGAACGTGTTAGAGCACGTCGGCAAAATTTAACACCTGCTGAGAGGAAAAAGATTAATGCACAAAGAAGAGAGAAAAGACAACGAATGGCACCTGATGAGAGGAATGCAAGCCAACGAGCACGTAGGCAAAGTTTGACAATAGATGAAAGGCAAGAAATAAATGCACGCCGGTGAGCACGTAGGCAAAGCCTACCACCTGAAGAGCGGCAAACACTCCTAGCTCAACGTAATGCAAGATACGCATCTAAACGAGATGCCCTCTGCAGGGATTCTGTTGCACTACAGTGCCCTACAGGTTCATTGATGGGATATCCATCATCAAGTTCTTATCTTTTTTGATCCCGTAGCgtagcacgggcatcttactagttaTGCATACAAAAACATCAGTACTGGCCCTCTTTTCACTTTCTTGCATCAACCAGGTTTCCACACATACAAAAAAAAGATGCCGATAACAGACAGCAAGGAAATAAATATTCGAGGTGTGAattgaaatttttgatgtggagctaCCAAGCAAATGAGGGGCGTCGATGAAAAACGGCCTGCTGTAGGTGTCATCCAAAATTATTTGAAGAGTGGAAGTaataaagaaaactaccaaaaacaaTTTGAATACATGTATAATATTTTCTGCAAAAAATATCATGAACGCTAATGCAAGCATCTTAGTTGTTTTTCTTGAAGTCCTCTACACAAGCTTCAGAACCATAATAGCTGGGAAGCAATTTTAGATGATTGACCCTAGTAATCTAGATAGATTGAATTTCTACAGCCACCGAATTGTACTCGAGTGATTCATACCTTGAACTACACGCTGAGAACTTCTTTGTAGACTATGTTCTTTGTAAAATTTGCATTGGAGTTGGTTTGGCCTTCCTTTTGCTTATCTGGGACAGTAAGAATCTTCACATTACTTCTTGATGTAGCTCTAGAAAGAGCAACATAGAGTTGCCCGTGTGAAAATACCGGTTCAGGGAGGTATACACCAACATTTGGTATAGTTTGTCCCTGTGCCTTGTTAATGGTCATAGCAAAGCTAAGCCTGACTGGAAACTGCTTCCTCTTGAACCTAAATGGAAACATCTCATCATCTGATGGGCAAAGAGGAATTCGAGGAAGGAACACCCTCTTACCAGCATGCTGGCCCAGCACAATCTCAGCATCAATTGCATTCCTCATGAACCCTCGGACAATCAGCCTCGTCCCGTTGCACAACCCACTCGCTGGGTCAATGTTCCGTAACAATATAATAGGACAATTAATCTTCAACTTGAGGATATGGGGAGGTAGACCATTAGGTGTCAATGAATTCAAGAATTCTGCAGGGTAGTAGTTGTGTGGATCATCCTCCGCACGATCAAAACTGTAGTATATCATCTCCTCCCCAGGAAATCTCTCAATCATCCTCATATTGATTTTGTCAACGTACTCATTCCGAGTTGATAGAATTGCTCGGGACGTTATGTAGTTTGGATCCAAGAGGTTTTCA
It contains:
- the LOC119338110 gene encoding 17.5 kDa class II heat shock protein-like, producing the protein MEGRMFGLETPLMTALQHLLDVPDGESGGAGSAGGEKQGPTRAYVRDARAMAATPADVKELPDAYAFVVDMPGLGSGDIKVQVEDERVLVISGERRREEKEDAKYLRMERRMGKLMRKFVLPENADMEKISAVCRDGVLTVSVEKLPPPEPKKPKTIQVQVA